One Trachemys scripta elegans isolate TJP31775 chromosome 4, CAS_Tse_1.0, whole genome shotgun sequence genomic region harbors:
- the PRRG4 gene encoding transmembrane gamma-carboxyglutamic acid protein 4, whose amino-acid sequence MSVVLVLLCQLPIMFAFPHCTRRLKDSKHTGKEVFTSEKEANLFIGRHLLYNRFDFEVFTPGNLERECYEEQCNYEEAREIFEDPDKTMTFWKEYSIKGPSTKFGGEATQKIDVTGLLTGLVATGVLLVLTGLLIYYFWKNRCKARQPPGYSDSVRSRRHSSIIFRRHEEVSLNPLPLRTDDESGLPTYEEAVTLGGKYDVPPPPYPGPAKGFKMFKKSMSLPAPQFQT is encoded by the exons ATGTCTGTGGTTTTGGTACTGCTGTGTCAGCTGCCAATAATGTTTGCATTTCCTCATTGCACAAGAAGATTAAAGGATTCAAAGCATACAGGGAAAGAAG tgtTTACATCGGAAAAAGAAGCCAATTTGTTCATTGGACGACATCTTCTGTATAACAGATTTGATTTTGAAGTATTTACCCCTGGTAATCTAGAAAGAGAATGCTATGAGGAGCAGTGCAATTATGAAGAGGCAAGAGAAATTTTTGAAGACCCTGATAAAACG atGACTTTTTGGAAAGAGTATTCCATTAAGGGACCCAGCACAAAATTCG GTGGTGAAGCTACACAAAAAATTGATGTTACAGGACTTCTGACTGGCCTAGTTGCTactggagttctgttggttttaaCTGgattacttatttattatttctggAAAAACAGATGCAAAGCAAGACAACCACCTGG GTACTCAGACAGTGTAAGAAGTAGAAGACATTCATCTATCATCTTCAGAAGACATGAAGAGGTTTCTTTAAATCCACTCCCTCTAAGAACAGATGATGAGTCAGGACTGCCAACTTATGAAGAAGCTGTGACATTAGGTGGAAAATACGACGTCCCACCACCACCATATCCGGGGCCTGCAAAAGGGTTTAAGATGTTTAAAAAGTCTATGTCACTTCCTGCCCCACAATTCCAAACTTGA